The following proteins are co-located in the Triticum aestivum cultivar Chinese Spring chromosome 1A, IWGSC CS RefSeq v2.1, whole genome shotgun sequence genome:
- the LOC123046914 gene encoding uncharacterized protein, whose amino-acid sequence MGGQRVEDGRPPSNLQRFLDCTTPTVDTHILPKTNGRLSNDAWHHADADSLEYFNLADLWEQYYEWSAYGAGATVQLHGGDKVVQYYVPYLSGIQLYTNKVLNASRSFGEDYGMDFWSDDDDNEKMSRSWSSTSDDSFNCDVVGGNRRRPGHLYFEFFEVCSPYGRIPLMDKVYELSQGFPGLTSLKSVDLSPVSWMSVAWYPIYHIPYQRNVKDLSACFLTYHTISSSFQDHTPETMTYRSAASGKQNDQKANTVSLAPFGLAANKIQGSLWTNPRTGDHKRIVSLFGAADSWLKQLGVRHHDFNYFVTHPM is encoded by the exons ATGGGCGGGCAGAGGGTGGAGGACGGCCGCCCGCCGTCCAATCTGCAGCGCTTCCTCGACTGCACCACCCCGACAGTCGACACGCACATTCTCCCCAAG ACCAATGGCCGGCTGTCCAATGACGCGTGGCACCATGCCGACGCCGACAGCCTCGAGTACTTCAACCTCGCCGACCTGTGGGAGCAGTACTACGAGTGGAGCGCGTACGGCGCCGGAGCCACCGTGCAGCTGCACGGAGGGGACAAGGTGGTTCAGTACTACGTCCCGTACTTGTCAGGGATACAGCTATACACCAACAAAGTCCTCAATGCATCCAG GAGTTTTGGTGAGGATTATGGCATGGACTTCTGGAGCGATGATGACGACAATGAGAAGATGTCAAGATCCTGGAGCTCAACATCTGACGACTCATTTAACTGCGACGTGGTAGGAGGGAACAGGAGGCGACCAGGCCATTTGTACTTTGAGTTCTTTGAAGTTTGCTCTCCTTATGGAAGGATCCCCCTCATGGATAAG GTATATGAATTATCCCAGGGCTTTCCTGGGTTGACATCGCTGAAGAGTGTCGACCTTTCGCCTGTCAGTTGGATGTCAGTTGCCTG GTATCCTATCTACCACATTCCCTACCAACGCAATGTGAAGGACTTGTCTGCGTGCTTCCTAACTTACCATACCATTTCCTCTTCATTTCAAG ATCACACACCGGAGACCATGACCTATCGCTCAGCTGCCAGTGGGAAACAGAATGACCAGAAGGCCAACACAGTATCACTAGCCCCGTTTGGACTCGCAGCAAACAAGATACAGGGCTCTCTGTGGACCAACCCCAGGACAGGAGATCATAAGAGGATCGTCTCCCTCTTCGGCGCAGCAGACTCTTGGCTTAAGCAGCTTGGAGTCCGGCACCATGACTTCAACTACTTCGTCACTCACCCCATGTGA